A stretch of the Aegilops tauschii subsp. strangulata cultivar AL8/78 chromosome 4, Aet v6.0, whole genome shotgun sequence genome encodes the following:
- the LOC141021867 gene encoding uncharacterized protein — MRPLKWSQYAITFDSKDHLKCSATADAVPMLCTPTISNVAITKTLIDGGAGLNVISIATFEMLQVPYDQLMSTRPFSGVTGGSTIPLGNCTLGNYHTELIDFDLSHIGLSYNAILGYPALANGIITVVCDEKDAVCPLEHAYQAGATENSDGEGVAAPPEDAPAKKKQLLPKDLPKAKKQMAGGDIQGPAPAASDLASVPRKVLGHHLEAFLGAHPFKQGAQRQVPGKQEFITQEIRKLREARAIRGACHPARPADSVTVPDVGCKVHVCVDVASLNKASSQDLFWPSHVGRSRGLTTNYTHMPFGLESAGTTFQRLAPLAMAPRETPKASGALRSLRGEPSRALRQAPRRFHNIVLSGDFLD, encoded by the exons ATGAGGCCCCTCAAGTGGTCGCAATACGCCATCACCTTCGACTCCAAGGACCACCTCAAGTGCTCGGCAACTGCCGACGCTGTCCCCATGTTGTGCACTCCCACCATCAGCAACGTTGCCATCACCAAGACCCTTATCGACGGGGGTGCTGGCCTCAACGTGATCTCCATCGCGACCTTCGAGATGCTCCAAGTGCCCTATGACCAGCTGATGTCGACTAGGCCCTTCTCTGGGGTGACGGGCGGGTCTACCATCCCCCTGGGCAATTGCACCCTCggcaactaccacaccgagctcattgactttgACTTGTCCCACATTGGCCTCTCGTACAACGCCATCCTGGGGTACCCcgcgctcgccaa TGGCATCATCACTGTGGTCTGCGACGAGAAAGACGCGGTTTGCCCCCTCGAGCACGCTTACCAGGCCGGCGCAACTGAGAACTCTGACGGCGAGGGCGTCGCGGCGCCTCCCGAGgacgcccccgcgaagaagaagcagttgctcCCCAAGGACCTCCCTAAAGCGAAGAAGCAGATGGCTGGTGGCGACATCCAAGGCCCCGCCCCTGCTG CATCCGACCTGGCCAGCGTGCCAAGGAaggtgctcgggcaccacttggaggcgttcCTTGGAGCGCACCCCTTCAAGCAAGGAGCACAGCGCCAAGTGCCGGGGAAACAAGAATTCATCACTCAGGAGATTCGTAAGCTGCGGGAAGCTCGGGCCATCCGCGGCGCGTGCCATCCCGCGCGCCCCGCCGACTCAGTCACCGTCCCCGACGTGGGCTGCAAGGTGCACGTGTGCGTTGACGTCGCGAGCCTCAACAAGGCCAGCTCCCAAGACCTCTTTTGGCCATCGCACGTCGGCCGGAGCAGGGGTCTCACCACTAACTACACCCACATGCCCTTCGGCCTGGAGAGCGCGGGCACCACCTTCCAAAGGTTGGCGCCCCTTGCAATGGCCCCTCGCGAGACCCCCAAGGCCTCAGGAGCCCTCCGGTCCCTGAGAGGTGAACCTTCGCGAGCGCTTCGTCAAGCGCCCCGACGCTTCCACAACATCGTGTTGTCAGGTGACTTTTTGGATTGA